The following coding sequences are from one Desulfomicrobium macestii window:
- a CDS encoding Fic family protein, whose translation MLKLVRIKCDSTQDAIEGNTLTLMEVKVVLEEGLAIGGKPLRHHLEVINHAAAISYLESLVKEKIPLDERILKELHQLVLRGISI comes from the coding sequence GTGCTGAAACTGGTCCGAATTAAATGCGATTCAACCCAGGACGCCATCGAGGGGAACACGCTGACCCTCATGGAAGTCAAGGTGGTCCTGGAAGAGGGCTTGGCTATCGGTGGCAAACCGCTGCGGCACCACCTTGAAGTCATCAATCATGCCGCTGCCATCTCGTATCTGGAAAGTCTCGTGAAGGAGAAAATCCCGCTTGATGAGCGCATATTGAAGGAACTGCATCAGCTTGTACTGCGGGGTATCTCGATTTAA
- the hcp gene encoding hydroxylamine reductase encodes MFCFQCQETAKNTGCTVKGMCGKPEETANLQDLLIFVLRGIAVYGERLKELGQPDHSNDDFVLQGLFATITNANWDDARFVAMIQDGLARRDKLKNSFLAAYKAKHGKDFTDPLPEAATWTGSSSAFAEKAKSVGILSAANEDVRSLRELLIIGLKGVAAYAEHAAVLGFRKAEIDDFMLEALASTTKDLSVDEMVALVMKAGGMAVTTMALLDEANTTTYGNPEITQVNIGVGKNPGILISGHDLKDMAELLKQTEGTGVDVYTHGEMLPANYYPAFKKYPHFVGNYGGSWWQQNPEFESFNGPILLTTNCLVPLKKENTYLDRLYTTGVVGYEGAKHIADRPAGGAKDFSALIAQAKKCPPPVEIETGSIVGGFAHHQVLALADKVVEAVKSGAIKRFVVMAGCDGRQKSRSYYTEVAENLPKDTVILTAGCAKYRYNKLNLGDIGGIPRVLDAGQCNDSYSLAVIALKLKEVFGLDDINDLPVSYDIAWYEQKAVAVLLALLFLGVKGIRLGPTLPAFLSPNVAKVLVENFNIKPIGTVQDDIAAMMAGK; translated from the coding sequence ATGTTTTGCTTCCAGTGTCAGGAAACGGCGAAGAATACGGGATGCACGGTCAAAGGCATGTGCGGTAAGCCGGAAGAAACCGCCAATTTGCAGGATTTGCTCATTTTCGTGCTGCGCGGCATTGCCGTGTATGGTGAAAGGTTGAAAGAACTGGGCCAGCCGGACCACTCCAATGACGATTTTGTGCTTCAGGGGCTGTTTGCCACCATCACCAACGCCAACTGGGACGACGCCCGTTTTGTGGCCATGATCCAGGACGGCTTGGCTCGTCGCGACAAACTTAAAAATTCCTTCCTAGCCGCCTACAAGGCCAAGCACGGCAAGGATTTCACCGACCCGTTGCCCGAAGCAGCGACCTGGACCGGGAGCTCTTCCGCTTTTGCCGAAAAGGCCAAGAGCGTAGGCATCCTGTCCGCCGCCAACGAGGATGTGCGTTCCCTGCGCGAGCTGCTGATAATCGGCCTCAAAGGCGTGGCCGCCTATGCCGAGCACGCTGCTGTGCTGGGCTTCCGCAAGGCCGAAATCGACGATTTCATGCTTGAGGCTCTGGCTTCAACGACCAAGGATTTGTCCGTGGATGAAATGGTCGCCCTGGTTATGAAGGCTGGCGGCATGGCCGTAACCACCATGGCTCTGCTGGACGAGGCCAACACCACTACCTACGGCAACCCGGAAATAACCCAGGTCAACATCGGCGTGGGCAAGAACCCCGGTATCCTCATCAGCGGCCATGACCTGAAGGATATGGCCGAGCTGCTGAAGCAGACCGAGGGCACAGGCGTGGACGTTTACACCCACGGCGAAATGCTTCCCGCCAACTATTATCCGGCGTTCAAGAAGTACCCGCATTTCGTGGGCAATTACGGCGGCTCCTGGTGGCAGCAGAATCCCGAATTCGAGTCCTTCAACGGCCCCATCTTGCTGACCACAAATTGTCTGGTACCGCTCAAAAAAGAGAACACCTATCTGGACCGTCTCTACACCACTGGCGTGGTTGGGTATGAGGGTGCTAAGCACATCGCGGACCGGCCTGCGGGCGGAGCCAAGGATTTCTCGGCGCTGATCGCACAGGCCAAGAAATGTCCTCCTCCCGTTGAGATCGAGACTGGGAGCATCGTCGGCGGGTTCGCCCATCATCAGGTACTGGCCTTGGCCGACAAGGTGGTTGAGGCTGTCAAGTCCGGCGCGATCAAGCGCTTTGTGGTCATGGCCGGGTGTGACGGTCGGCAGAAGTCTCGTTCCTATTACACTGAAGTGGCCGAAAATCTGCCCAAGGACACCGTGATCTTGACGGCCGGTTGCGCAAAGTATCGCTATAATAAACTGAATCTCGGTGACATCGGTGGCATCCCGCGCGTGCTGGACGCCGGGCAGTGCAACGACTCGTATTCCCTGGCCGTAATTGCTCTGAAACTCAAAGAAGTCTTCGGCCTCGATGACATCAACGATCTGCCCGTATCCTACGATATCGCCTGGTACGAGCAGAAGGCCGTTGCCGTGCTTCTGGCGCTCCTATTCTTAGGTGTGAAGGGAATTCGCCTCGGGCCCACGCTTCCGGCGTTTTTGTCCCCGAACGTGGCCAAGGTACTGGTTGAAAATTTCAACATCAAACCAATCGGAACAGTGCAGGATGACATCGCAGCCATGATGGCGGGTAAATAG
- a CDS encoding FprA family A-type flavoprotein has translation MRKIVESVYWVGAVDWDRRLFDSLVPLPDGTTYNAYLVDGSEKTALIDAVDPDMVDTLLGHLDGVEKLDYVISQHAEQDHSGTIALVLDLYPEAKVVTNAKAKSMLMDLLLIPEDKFIVVGDGETLSLGDKTLTFILTPWVHWPETMSTYLAEDKILFSGDFFGSHIATSDLFVRDQGRVHEAAKRYFGEIMMPFRTIIAKNLEKISPYDIRMIAPSHGQIYDSPGWIVDAYKDWVSGVAHNLVAFPFVSMHGSTRLMVDHLAAALSERDVRVELFNLAVTDIGKLAMSLVDAGTIVLGTPTVLAGPHPMAAYAAFLANALRPKAKYLSIVGSYGWGGKTVETLAGMIPNLKVEVLDPVLCKGLPTDDTYVALDRLADAIAAKHKEIGFQM, from the coding sequence ATGAGAAAAATTGTAGAATCAGTGTATTGGGTTGGTGCAGTGGATTGGGACAGGCGGTTGTTCGACTCCCTGGTTCCGCTCCCCGATGGGACAACCTACAACGCCTATCTCGTGGACGGCAGTGAGAAAACCGCGCTCATTGACGCTGTGGACCCGGATATGGTCGACACGCTGCTTGGGCATCTGGATGGTGTGGAAAAGCTTGATTACGTAATATCCCAGCATGCGGAGCAGGATCATTCCGGGACCATCGCCCTGGTGCTGGATCTGTACCCGGAGGCCAAGGTCGTCACCAACGCCAAGGCAAAGTCCATGCTCATGGATCTTTTGCTCATCCCTGAGGACAAATTCATCGTGGTCGGGGACGGCGAAACCCTTTCCCTTGGCGACAAGACGCTCACATTTATTCTCACGCCTTGGGTGCACTGGCCGGAAACCATGTCCACCTACCTGGCCGAAGACAAGATTCTGTTCAGTGGCGACTTTTTTGGCTCGCACATCGCAACGAGCGATCTCTTTGTGCGCGACCAAGGTCGGGTACATGAAGCGGCAAAACGTTATTTTGGCGAGATTATGATGCCATTTAGGACCATAATCGCCAAAAACCTGGAGAAAATCAGCCCCTACGACATCCGCATGATCGCCCCCAGTCACGGCCAGATTTACGATAGCCCCGGCTGGATTGTGGACGCCTACAAGGACTGGGTTTCAGGTGTGGCACACAATCTGGTGGCCTTTCCCTTCGTGTCCATGCACGGCAGCACCAGGCTCATGGTCGACCACCTGGCGGCAGCCTTGTCCGAACGCGATGTGAGGGTGGAACTCTTTAACCTTGCCGTGACCGACATCGGCAAGCTGGCCATGTCCCTGGTGGATGCGGGCACCATCGTGCTCGGCACCCCCACAGTGCTTGCCGGTCCGCATCCCATGGCCGCCTACGCGGCATTTTTGGCCAACGCCCTGCGGCCCAAGGCCAAATACCTGTCCATAGTCGGTTCATACGGCTGGGGCGGCAAGACAGTGGAAACTCTGGCCGGCATGATTCCCAACCTGAAGGTCGAGGTGCTGGATCCTGTGCTGTGTAAGGGGTTGCCCACAGACGACACGTATGTTGCCCTGGATCGTCTGGCGGATGCCATTGCCGCCAAGCATAAGGAAATCGGCTTTCAGATGTAG
- the cbiQ gene encoding cobalt ECF transporter T component CbiQ, giving the protein MPKIDTSLFEIGTLDRLAAGDTGIHDLDPRAKLIATLAFILTVVSFGRYEVASLLPLLAFPLTLAILGRVPGPYLLRKLLIASPFAVMVGMFNPLLDQTVLLNVSGLNVTGGWVSFAAILLRFALSVTAALVLIATTGFAQVCMALTRLGTPRIFATQLLFLYRYIFVLTEEGLRMSRARDLRSFGHRGTGLRIYGFMLGQLLLRTMDRAGRIHRAMLCRGFDGEVRLNRRLQWRRGDVLFMCGWLGFFALVRVFNLPQELGQMLLKVIA; this is encoded by the coding sequence ATGCCCAAGATCGACACCAGCCTGTTTGAAATCGGCACCCTGGACCGCCTGGCGGCAGGCGACACGGGCATCCACGACCTGGACCCCAGGGCCAAGCTGATCGCGACCCTGGCGTTCATCCTGACGGTGGTTTCCTTCGGGCGCTATGAAGTGGCGTCCCTCCTGCCGCTCCTGGCCTTCCCCCTGACGCTGGCCATCCTGGGGCGGGTTCCCGGACCGTACCTTTTGCGCAAGCTGCTCATCGCATCCCCGTTCGCCGTGATGGTCGGCATGTTCAATCCGCTTCTGGACCAGACCGTCCTTCTGAATGTCTCCGGTCTGAACGTGACCGGCGGCTGGGTGTCCTTCGCCGCGATCCTGCTGCGCTTCGCCCTGAGCGTGACGGCCGCCCTGGTCCTCATCGCCACCACCGGATTCGCCCAGGTCTGCATGGCCCTGACCCGCCTGGGCACCCCGCGCATCTTTGCCACCCAACTTCTTTTTCTGTACCGCTACATCTTCGTGCTCACGGAGGAAGGCCTGCGCATGAGCCGGGCCCGGGACCTCCGGTCGTTCGGGCACCGCGGCACGGGACTAAGAATCTACGGGTTCATGCTCGGCCAGCTGCTGCTGCGCACCATGGACCGGGCCGGGCGCATCCATCGCGCCATGCTCTGCAGGGGGTTTGACGGGGAAGTCCGCCTCAACCGGCGTCTGCAGTGGCGGCGGGGAGATGTGCTCTTCATGTGCGGATGGCTGGGCTTCTTCGCCCTGGTCAGAGTGTTCAACCTGCCTCAGGAACTTGGGCAGATGCTGCTGAAGGTGATCGCGTGA
- a CDS encoding GGDEF domain-containing protein, whose product MKKLFASKLISFFSLILFMINIFIVWNIYSIHSSLERDAKLINNIGFIRGSTQRIFKFELLKNIDNADYSVSEVDKIFAIYLAEGKASEFRFDPEIIQPFKSLYNEWSAFKDILYKNRSGNQQFLQELSLMSESIWSGSNSLMLRKVIGSDRKTSNIKKLYYYVFFLFASSFIFYMISKFFVQKVEHSSCHDSLTSVYNRSQFDLDIKEEIDRYERNKREFSLFIMDIDHFKKVNDSLGHAEGDRVLKKMAGTVRQCIRKTDFFYRIGGEEFAVLSPETDRESALLLAEKIRSVVEKEFSKDKSKITISIGASVYTDGMSHDDYYNQADKALYEAKRTGRNKSVIFDTKIQ is encoded by the coding sequence ATGAAAAAACTCTTTGCATCAAAGCTAATCTCTTTTTTTTCTCTGATTCTTTTTATGATTAATATATTTATTGTGTGGAACATATATTCAATTCATTCTTCATTGGAGCGTGATGCTAAGCTAATTAACAATATCGGGTTTATCCGTGGATCGACACAAAGAATTTTTAAATTTGAATTGCTTAAAAATATTGATAATGCTGATTATTCTGTTAGCGAGGTGGATAAAATATTTGCTATTTACCTTGCTGAAGGCAAGGCGTCTGAATTTAGGTTTGACCCAGAGATAATCCAGCCTTTTAAAAGCCTCTATAACGAATGGAGTGCGTTTAAAGATATTTTATATAAAAATAGATCTGGAAATCAGCAATTTTTACAAGAATTATCTTTGATGAGTGAATCTATTTGGAGTGGTTCAAACTCTCTGATGCTGAGAAAAGTTATTGGATCTGATCGTAAAACATCAAATATTAAAAAATTGTACTACTATGTATTTTTCCTTTTTGCATCATCGTTCATTTTTTATATGATATCAAAATTTTTCGTGCAAAAAGTCGAGCATAGTTCTTGCCATGATAGCCTGACATCTGTTTATAATAGAAGCCAATTTGATCTGGATATCAAAGAAGAAATAGATAGGTATGAGAGAAACAAGAGGGAGTTTTCATTGTTTATAATGGATATAGATCATTTTAAAAAAGTTAACGATTCTTTGGGGCATGCAGAAGGGGATAGGGTTCTTAAAAAAATGGCTGGGACGGTCAGGCAATGTATCAGAAAGACAGACTTTTTCTACCGGATCGGGGGGGAAGAATTTGCTGTGTTATCACCTGAGACAGATCGCGAAAGCGCGTTACTTTTGGCTGAAAAAATTCGGAGCGTAGTGGAGAAAGAATTTTCCAAAGACAAGTCCAAGATAACGATTAGCATAGGTGCTTCTGTGTATACAGATGGAATGAGTCATGATGATTATTATAATCAAGCTGACAAAGCTTTGTATGAAGCTAAAAGAACTGGAAGAAACAAGTCTGTAATTTTTGATACTAAAATTCAGTAA
- a CDS encoding energy-coupling factor ABC transporter ATP-binding protein, whose translation MSHHIVEVQDLRFAYPDGNEALSGLSFRIHHGESVAIVGANGAGKSTLLLHLNGCLVPKQGTVRIGDFPLTEKTLPDVRRTVGMVFQDPDDQLFMPTVYDDVAFGPLNLGLPFDEVDARVRSALATVGGEHLSRRPPYRLSGGEKRAVAIATVLSMSPNILVLDEPTSNLDPRARRNLINLLHGFEHTKIIATHDLDMVMDLCGRTIVMHRGHILADGPTRDIFADDRLLDEGHLERPLSLR comes from the coding sequence GTGAGCCACCATATCGTCGAAGTCCAGGACCTGCGCTTTGCCTACCCGGACGGCAACGAGGCCCTTTCAGGGCTCTCTTTCCGCATCCACCACGGGGAGTCCGTGGCCATCGTCGGCGCCAACGGTGCGGGAAAATCGACTCTGCTCCTGCACCTGAACGGCTGCCTGGTCCCCAAGCAGGGCACGGTGCGCATCGGGGATTTTCCGCTGACCGAGAAAACCCTGCCCGATGTCCGCCGCACCGTGGGCATGGTCTTCCAGGACCCCGACGACCAGCTCTTCATGCCTACGGTTTACGACGATGTGGCCTTCGGGCCCCTCAACCTGGGCCTGCCGTTCGACGAGGTGGACGCCCGGGTGCGCTCGGCCCTGGCCACCGTCGGCGGGGAGCACCTGTCCAGACGCCCCCCCTACCGCCTTTCCGGCGGCGAAAAACGCGCGGTGGCCATCGCCACGGTGCTGTCCATGAGCCCGAACATCCTGGTTCTGGACGAACCCACGTCCAACCTGGACCCCCGCGCCCGGCGCAACCTCATCAACCTGCTGCACGGCTTCGAGCACACCAAGATCATCGCCACCCACGACTTGGACATGGTCATGGACCTCTGCGGCCGGACCATCGTCATGCACCGGGGGCACATCCTGGCCGACGGCCCCACCCGCGACATCTTCGCCGACGACCGCCTGCTGGACGAAGGGCACCTCGAACGGCCCCTGTCCCTGCGCTAA